A single Nicotiana tabacum cultivar K326 chromosome 5, ASM71507v2, whole genome shotgun sequence DNA region contains:
- the LOC107769727 gene encoding calmodulin-interacting protein 111 isoform X3 has translation MPSKKKNKNSASRLSQSEVSSTITPSVSSDGEEFSEEEIRRFRLEEASRKFPSLISKTAFIGRISEDAVETVDTKGCKIWLSESSMLSSSISPGSIVSVSLASSRKYESNFLLSSLVDECTRHFGLEDTENVAHEAGNFFALATVFPSCKVLKDGARLSSSLSWSMGSPASGRIIFVHPIEDHTIRSIANGSNRLSNDKVSSLSVSKCEELSLLLVSRNGKSAINSSISPQYSTTETINGRAESMRVSSPRTPLHSHSRLNSPGTREFNTPKDQESVLISSDVGGMSSNIFNIREVLVDDHSKKLVQTCTASWLYSRILLSGNLVIVPLLSRLCFFQVTGASPQQSLGEYVNVAFSVDHKTKVVLHLPQNTDMGTPIRRLSPSELEHRNINSKDGVDYPKLGGLSEEFAVLMDIIISSAVKGTMASMGLRPTKGVLLHGPPGTGKTALARLCAHEAGVNLFSVNGPEVISQYYGESERALNEVFDSASQAAPAVVFIDELDAIAPARKDAGEELSQRMVATLLNLMDGIRRADGVLVIAATNRPDSVEPALRRPGRLDREIEIGVPSARQRYEILHTLMSEMEHALLEKDVQDLATATHGFVGADLAALCNEAALNCLREHVESKTCFGNTHSKPSIRAFDGRLGRNGTHYLRDNKDLSSDSDFEGASSSISEACISSDIPRNFTCMEQTDTLRITYKDFEKARMKIRPSAMREVILEVPKVSWNDVGGQREVKMQLIEAVEWPQKHQEAFKRIGTRPPTGVLMFGPPGCSKTLLARAVASEAGLNFLAVKGPELYSKWVGESEKAVRTLFAKARANAPSIIFFDEIDGLAVVRGKESDGVSVADRVMSQLLIELDGLHQRVNVTVIAATNRPDKIDPALLRPGRFDRLLYVGPPDKKDREAIFHIHLQKMPCSSDICIKDLARLTSGCTGADISLICREAAIAAIEP, from the exons ATGCCctcaaagaagaagaataaaaattcAGCATCAAGGCTTTCACAATCAGAAGTGAGTTCTACTATTACTCCATCAGTTTCATCCGACGGTGAAGAATTCAGTGAAGAAGAGATTAGAAGGTTCCGTCTTGAAGAAGCTTCTAGAAAGTTCCCGTCTTTGATttcgaaaacagctttcattggTCGAATTTCAGAAGATGCTGTTGAAACTGTGGATACTAAAGGCTGTAAAATTTGGCTTTCCGAATCTTCCAtgctttcttcttctatttccccTGGCTCCATTGTATCG GTATCCCTTGCTTCTTCGAGGAAATATGAAAGTAACTTCCTGCTTAGCTCATTAGTAGATGAGTGTACACGGCATTTTGGGCTTGAGGATACAGAAAACGTGGCTCATGAAGCAGGAAACTTCTTTGCTCTTGCGACTGTTTTCCCTTCTTGTAAG GTTTTAAAAGATGGAGCACGATTATCTTCAAGCCTCTCATGGAGTATGGGTTCTCCTGCCTCAGGTAGGATCATTTTTGTTCATCCTATCGAGGATCATACCATAAGAAGTATTGCAAATGGAAGCAATCGACTGTCCAATGATAAAGTTAGTTCCCTTTCCGTTAGTAAATGCGAGGAACTATCTTTGTTGCTGGTATCTCGTAATGGAAAATCTGCGATAAACAGCTCCATATCCCCTCAATATTCAACCACTGAAACAATAAATGGTCGAGCTGAGTCTATGAGGGTTTCATCTCCAAGGACTCCATTACACTCTCATTCTAGACTTAATTCTCCTGGCACCAGGGAGTTCAATACGCCCAAGGATCAAGAATCAGTGTTAATTTCTTCTGATGTAGGTGGCATGTCTAGCAACATATTCAATATAAGAGAAGTTTTGGTAGATGACCATTCAAAGAAACTTGTACAAACCTGTACAGCTTCGTGGTTGTATTCTCGTATTTTACTCTCTGGAAATCTTGTGATTGTCCCACTGCTTTCAAGGCTGTGTTTTTTCCAAGTTACAGGTGCTTCTCCTCAACAAAGTTTGGGGGAGTATGTGAATGTTGCTTTCTCTGTAGATCACAAAACAAAAGTAGTTCTACATTTACCCCAGAATACTGATATGGGAACTCCCATTAGAAGATTATCACCATCAGAGCTTGAACATAGAAATATCAACAGTAAGGATGGAGTTGACTACCCAAAATTGGGTGGTCTTTCTGAAGAATTTGCAGTTCTAATGGACATAATAATATCATCAGCTGTGAAAGGTACTATGGCTAG CATGGGTTTACGGCCTACAAAGGGAGTACTTCTTCATGGCCCACCTGGAACTGGAAAGACTGCTTTGGCGCGATTATGTGCTCATGAAGCTGGTGTAAACCTATTCTCTGTCAATGGGCCTGAAGTAATTAGTCAATATTATGGCGAAAGTGAACGGGCACTGAACGAGGTCTTTGATTCAGCGAGTCAAGCAGCTCCTGCCGTG GTCTTCATTGATGAGTTGGATGCCATTGCGCCTGCTCGTAAAGATGCAGGTGAAGAGCTTTCCCAAAGAATGGTAGCTACATTGTTAAACTTGATGGATGGAATAAGAAGAGCTGATGGAGTACTTGTTATTGCTGCAACCAATCGACCTGACAGTGTGGAACCAGCTCTTAGACGACCTGGAAGACTTGACagggaaattgaaatag GCGTGCCATCTGCCAGACAACGGTATGAAATACTACATACACTGATGAGTGAAATGGAACATGCTCTTCTGGAAAAGGATGTTCAAGACCTTGCAACAGCTACACATGGTTTTGTGGGCGCTGATCTAGCTGCTCTGTGCAACGAAGCAGCTTTGAATTGTCTTCGTGAACATGTTGAGTCAAAGACATGCTTTGGCAATACTCATAGTAAACCTTCAATTCGAGCATTTGATGGACGCCTTGGCAGGAATGGTACCCATTACTTGCGAGATAATAAAGACCTCTCTTCTGACAGTGATTTCGAGGGTGCATCTTCATCTATTTCAGAAGCATGTATCTCATCAGATATTCCAAGAAACTTTACTTGCATGGAACAAACAGACACTCTTAGGATCACTTATAAGGATTTTGAAAAGGCTAGAATGaaaataaggccaagtgccatgaGAGAG GTTATACTTGAGGTTCCAAAGGTAAGCTGGAATGATGTTGGAGGACAGAGGGAGGTGAAGATGCAGCTCATAGAAGCTGTTGAATGGCCTCAGAAACACCAGGAGGCTTTCAAGCGCATTGGCACTCGTCCCCCTACTGGAGTTTTGATGTTCGGTCCTCCAGGATGCAGCAAAACATTGTTAGCTCGTGCAGTTGCTTCCGAAGCAGGGTTGAACTTTCTTGCAGTGAAGGGCCCTGAGCTTTACAGTAAATGGGTGGGGGAATCAGAAAAAGCTGTCAGAACTTTATTTGCAAAGGCTAGGGCAAATGCTCCCTCAATTATATTTTTTGATGAAATAGATGGCCTTGCTGTTGTACGTGGCAAAGAAAGTGATGGGGTTTCTGTGGCAGATCGGGTCATGAGTCAACTTCTTATTGAATTAGATG GTTTGCACCAGAGAGTTAATGTCACTGTTATTGCTGCAACAAATCGGCCAGACAAGATTGACCCTGCTCTTCTAAGACCAG GACGCTTTGATCGATTGCTGTATGTCGGACCTCCAGATAAAAAAGACAGGGAGGCAATATTCCACATACATTTGCAGAAGATGCCATGCAGTTCTGACATATGCATTAAAGACCTAGCTCGGCTAACGAGCGGCTGTACTGGTGCTGACATATCTCTGATATGTCGTGAAGCAGCTATTGCAGCAATTGAA CCTTGA
- the LOC107769727 gene encoding calmodulin-interacting protein 111 isoform X2, translating to MPSKKKNKNSASRLSQSEVSSTITPSVSSDGEEFSEEEIRRFRLEEASRKFPSLISKTAFIGRISEDAVETVDTKGCKIWLSESSMLSSSISPGSIVSVSLASSRKYESNFLLSSLVDECTRHFGLEDTENVAHEAGNFFALATVFPSCKVLKDGARLSSSLSWSMGSPASGRIIFVHPIEDHTIRSIANGSNRLSNDKVSSLSVSKCEELSLLLVSRNGKSAINSSISPQYSTTETINGRAESMRVSSPRTPLHSHSRLNSPGTREFNTPKDQESVLISSDVGGMSSNIFNIREVLVDDHSKKLVQTCTASWLYSRILLSGNLVIVPLLSRLCFFQVTGASPQQSLGEYVNVAFSVDHKTKVVLHLPQNTDMGTPIRRLSPSELEHRNINSKDGVDYPKLGGLSEEFAVLMDIIISSAVKGTMASMGLRPTKGVLLHGPPGTGKTALARLCAHEAGVNLFSVNGPEVISQYYGESERALNEVFDSASQAAPAVVFIDELDAIAPARKDAGEELSQRMVATLLNLMDGIRRADGVLVIAATNRPDSVEPALRRPGRLDREIEIGVPSARQRYEILHTLMSEMEHALLEKDVQDLATATHGFVGADLAALCNEAALNCLREHVESKTCFGNTHSKPSIRAFDGRLGRNGTHYLRDNKDLSSDSDFEGASSSISEACISSDIPRNFTCMEQTDTLRITYKDFEKARMKIRPSAMREVILEVPKVSWNDVGGQREVKMQLIEAVEWPQKHQEAFKRIGTRPPTGVLMFGPPGCSKTLLARAVASEAGLNFLAVKGPELYSKWVGESEKAVRTLFAKARANAPSIIFFDEIDGLAVVRGKESDGVSVADRVMSQLLIELDGLHQRVNVTVIAATNRPDKIDPALLRPDKKDREAIFHIHLQKMPCSSDICIKDLARLTSGCTGADISLICREAAIAAIEESLDASEITMKHLKAAIRQVPPSEVHSYQELSNRFQRLVHSNSVKDD from the exons ATGCCctcaaagaagaagaataaaaattcAGCATCAAGGCTTTCACAATCAGAAGTGAGTTCTACTATTACTCCATCAGTTTCATCCGACGGTGAAGAATTCAGTGAAGAAGAGATTAGAAGGTTCCGTCTTGAAGAAGCTTCTAGAAAGTTCCCGTCTTTGATttcgaaaacagctttcattggTCGAATTTCAGAAGATGCTGTTGAAACTGTGGATACTAAAGGCTGTAAAATTTGGCTTTCCGAATCTTCCAtgctttcttcttctatttccccTGGCTCCATTGTATCG GTATCCCTTGCTTCTTCGAGGAAATATGAAAGTAACTTCCTGCTTAGCTCATTAGTAGATGAGTGTACACGGCATTTTGGGCTTGAGGATACAGAAAACGTGGCTCATGAAGCAGGAAACTTCTTTGCTCTTGCGACTGTTTTCCCTTCTTGTAAG GTTTTAAAAGATGGAGCACGATTATCTTCAAGCCTCTCATGGAGTATGGGTTCTCCTGCCTCAGGTAGGATCATTTTTGTTCATCCTATCGAGGATCATACCATAAGAAGTATTGCAAATGGAAGCAATCGACTGTCCAATGATAAAGTTAGTTCCCTTTCCGTTAGTAAATGCGAGGAACTATCTTTGTTGCTGGTATCTCGTAATGGAAAATCTGCGATAAACAGCTCCATATCCCCTCAATATTCAACCACTGAAACAATAAATGGTCGAGCTGAGTCTATGAGGGTTTCATCTCCAAGGACTCCATTACACTCTCATTCTAGACTTAATTCTCCTGGCACCAGGGAGTTCAATACGCCCAAGGATCAAGAATCAGTGTTAATTTCTTCTGATGTAGGTGGCATGTCTAGCAACATATTCAATATAAGAGAAGTTTTGGTAGATGACCATTCAAAGAAACTTGTACAAACCTGTACAGCTTCGTGGTTGTATTCTCGTATTTTACTCTCTGGAAATCTTGTGATTGTCCCACTGCTTTCAAGGCTGTGTTTTTTCCAAGTTACAGGTGCTTCTCCTCAACAAAGTTTGGGGGAGTATGTGAATGTTGCTTTCTCTGTAGATCACAAAACAAAAGTAGTTCTACATTTACCCCAGAATACTGATATGGGAACTCCCATTAGAAGATTATCACCATCAGAGCTTGAACATAGAAATATCAACAGTAAGGATGGAGTTGACTACCCAAAATTGGGTGGTCTTTCTGAAGAATTTGCAGTTCTAATGGACATAATAATATCATCAGCTGTGAAAGGTACTATGGCTAG CATGGGTTTACGGCCTACAAAGGGAGTACTTCTTCATGGCCCACCTGGAACTGGAAAGACTGCTTTGGCGCGATTATGTGCTCATGAAGCTGGTGTAAACCTATTCTCTGTCAATGGGCCTGAAGTAATTAGTCAATATTATGGCGAAAGTGAACGGGCACTGAACGAGGTCTTTGATTCAGCGAGTCAAGCAGCTCCTGCCGTG GTCTTCATTGATGAGTTGGATGCCATTGCGCCTGCTCGTAAAGATGCAGGTGAAGAGCTTTCCCAAAGAATGGTAGCTACATTGTTAAACTTGATGGATGGAATAAGAAGAGCTGATGGAGTACTTGTTATTGCTGCAACCAATCGACCTGACAGTGTGGAACCAGCTCTTAGACGACCTGGAAGACTTGACagggaaattgaaatag GCGTGCCATCTGCCAGACAACGGTATGAAATACTACATACACTGATGAGTGAAATGGAACATGCTCTTCTGGAAAAGGATGTTCAAGACCTTGCAACAGCTACACATGGTTTTGTGGGCGCTGATCTAGCTGCTCTGTGCAACGAAGCAGCTTTGAATTGTCTTCGTGAACATGTTGAGTCAAAGACATGCTTTGGCAATACTCATAGTAAACCTTCAATTCGAGCATTTGATGGACGCCTTGGCAGGAATGGTACCCATTACTTGCGAGATAATAAAGACCTCTCTTCTGACAGTGATTTCGAGGGTGCATCTTCATCTATTTCAGAAGCATGTATCTCATCAGATATTCCAAGAAACTTTACTTGCATGGAACAAACAGACACTCTTAGGATCACTTATAAGGATTTTGAAAAGGCTAGAATGaaaataaggccaagtgccatgaGAGAG GTTATACTTGAGGTTCCAAAGGTAAGCTGGAATGATGTTGGAGGACAGAGGGAGGTGAAGATGCAGCTCATAGAAGCTGTTGAATGGCCTCAGAAACACCAGGAGGCTTTCAAGCGCATTGGCACTCGTCCCCCTACTGGAGTTTTGATGTTCGGTCCTCCAGGATGCAGCAAAACATTGTTAGCTCGTGCAGTTGCTTCCGAAGCAGGGTTGAACTTTCTTGCAGTGAAGGGCCCTGAGCTTTACAGTAAATGGGTGGGGGAATCAGAAAAAGCTGTCAGAACTTTATTTGCAAAGGCTAGGGCAAATGCTCCCTCAATTATATTTTTTGATGAAATAGATGGCCTTGCTGTTGTACGTGGCAAAGAAAGTGATGGGGTTTCTGTGGCAGATCGGGTCATGAGTCAACTTCTTATTGAATTAGATG GTTTGCACCAGAGAGTTAATGTCACTGTTATTGCTGCAACAAATCGGCCAGACAAGATTGACCCTGCTCTTCTAAGACCAG ATAAAAAAGACAGGGAGGCAATATTCCACATACATTTGCAGAAGATGCCATGCAGTTCTGACATATGCATTAAAGACCTAGCTCGGCTAACGAGCGGCTGTACTGGTGCTGACATATCTCTGATATGTCGTGAAGCAGCTATTGCAGCAATTGAA GAAAGCCTTGATGCCTCTGAAATAACAATGAAACATCTGAAGGCCGCCATTAGACAAGTGCCTCCATCTGAAGTTCATTCATACCAAGAATTATCAAATAGGTTTCAGAGGCTTGTGCACTCAAACTCTGTGAAAGACGATTAG
- the LOC107769727 gene encoding calmodulin-interacting protein 111 isoform X1, with product MPSKKKNKNSASRLSQSEVSSTITPSVSSDGEEFSEEEIRRFRLEEASRKFPSLISKTAFIGRISEDAVETVDTKGCKIWLSESSMLSSSISPGSIVSVSLASSRKYESNFLLSSLVDECTRHFGLEDTENVAHEAGNFFALATVFPSCKVLKDGARLSSSLSWSMGSPASGRIIFVHPIEDHTIRSIANGSNRLSNDKVSSLSVSKCEELSLLLVSRNGKSAINSSISPQYSTTETINGRAESMRVSSPRTPLHSHSRLNSPGTREFNTPKDQESVLISSDVGGMSSNIFNIREVLVDDHSKKLVQTCTASWLYSRILLSGNLVIVPLLSRLCFFQVTGASPQQSLGEYVNVAFSVDHKTKVVLHLPQNTDMGTPIRRLSPSELEHRNINSKDGVDYPKLGGLSEEFAVLMDIIISSAVKGTMASMGLRPTKGVLLHGPPGTGKTALARLCAHEAGVNLFSVNGPEVISQYYGESERALNEVFDSASQAAPAVVFIDELDAIAPARKDAGEELSQRMVATLLNLMDGIRRADGVLVIAATNRPDSVEPALRRPGRLDREIEIGVPSARQRYEILHTLMSEMEHALLEKDVQDLATATHGFVGADLAALCNEAALNCLREHVESKTCFGNTHSKPSIRAFDGRLGRNGTHYLRDNKDLSSDSDFEGASSSISEACISSDIPRNFTCMEQTDTLRITYKDFEKARMKIRPSAMREVILEVPKVSWNDVGGQREVKMQLIEAVEWPQKHQEAFKRIGTRPPTGVLMFGPPGCSKTLLARAVASEAGLNFLAVKGPELYSKWVGESEKAVRTLFAKARANAPSIIFFDEIDGLAVVRGKESDGVSVADRVMSQLLIELDGLHQRVNVTVIAATNRPDKIDPALLRPGRFDRLLYVGPPDKKDREAIFHIHLQKMPCSSDICIKDLARLTSGCTGADISLICREAAIAAIEESLDASEITMKHLKAAIRQVPPSEVHSYQELSNRFQRLVHSNSVKDD from the exons ATGCCctcaaagaagaagaataaaaattcAGCATCAAGGCTTTCACAATCAGAAGTGAGTTCTACTATTACTCCATCAGTTTCATCCGACGGTGAAGAATTCAGTGAAGAAGAGATTAGAAGGTTCCGTCTTGAAGAAGCTTCTAGAAAGTTCCCGTCTTTGATttcgaaaacagctttcattggTCGAATTTCAGAAGATGCTGTTGAAACTGTGGATACTAAAGGCTGTAAAATTTGGCTTTCCGAATCTTCCAtgctttcttcttctatttccccTGGCTCCATTGTATCG GTATCCCTTGCTTCTTCGAGGAAATATGAAAGTAACTTCCTGCTTAGCTCATTAGTAGATGAGTGTACACGGCATTTTGGGCTTGAGGATACAGAAAACGTGGCTCATGAAGCAGGAAACTTCTTTGCTCTTGCGACTGTTTTCCCTTCTTGTAAG GTTTTAAAAGATGGAGCACGATTATCTTCAAGCCTCTCATGGAGTATGGGTTCTCCTGCCTCAGGTAGGATCATTTTTGTTCATCCTATCGAGGATCATACCATAAGAAGTATTGCAAATGGAAGCAATCGACTGTCCAATGATAAAGTTAGTTCCCTTTCCGTTAGTAAATGCGAGGAACTATCTTTGTTGCTGGTATCTCGTAATGGAAAATCTGCGATAAACAGCTCCATATCCCCTCAATATTCAACCACTGAAACAATAAATGGTCGAGCTGAGTCTATGAGGGTTTCATCTCCAAGGACTCCATTACACTCTCATTCTAGACTTAATTCTCCTGGCACCAGGGAGTTCAATACGCCCAAGGATCAAGAATCAGTGTTAATTTCTTCTGATGTAGGTGGCATGTCTAGCAACATATTCAATATAAGAGAAGTTTTGGTAGATGACCATTCAAAGAAACTTGTACAAACCTGTACAGCTTCGTGGTTGTATTCTCGTATTTTACTCTCTGGAAATCTTGTGATTGTCCCACTGCTTTCAAGGCTGTGTTTTTTCCAAGTTACAGGTGCTTCTCCTCAACAAAGTTTGGGGGAGTATGTGAATGTTGCTTTCTCTGTAGATCACAAAACAAAAGTAGTTCTACATTTACCCCAGAATACTGATATGGGAACTCCCATTAGAAGATTATCACCATCAGAGCTTGAACATAGAAATATCAACAGTAAGGATGGAGTTGACTACCCAAAATTGGGTGGTCTTTCTGAAGAATTTGCAGTTCTAATGGACATAATAATATCATCAGCTGTGAAAGGTACTATGGCTAG CATGGGTTTACGGCCTACAAAGGGAGTACTTCTTCATGGCCCACCTGGAACTGGAAAGACTGCTTTGGCGCGATTATGTGCTCATGAAGCTGGTGTAAACCTATTCTCTGTCAATGGGCCTGAAGTAATTAGTCAATATTATGGCGAAAGTGAACGGGCACTGAACGAGGTCTTTGATTCAGCGAGTCAAGCAGCTCCTGCCGTG GTCTTCATTGATGAGTTGGATGCCATTGCGCCTGCTCGTAAAGATGCAGGTGAAGAGCTTTCCCAAAGAATGGTAGCTACATTGTTAAACTTGATGGATGGAATAAGAAGAGCTGATGGAGTACTTGTTATTGCTGCAACCAATCGACCTGACAGTGTGGAACCAGCTCTTAGACGACCTGGAAGACTTGACagggaaattgaaatag GCGTGCCATCTGCCAGACAACGGTATGAAATACTACATACACTGATGAGTGAAATGGAACATGCTCTTCTGGAAAAGGATGTTCAAGACCTTGCAACAGCTACACATGGTTTTGTGGGCGCTGATCTAGCTGCTCTGTGCAACGAAGCAGCTTTGAATTGTCTTCGTGAACATGTTGAGTCAAAGACATGCTTTGGCAATACTCATAGTAAACCTTCAATTCGAGCATTTGATGGACGCCTTGGCAGGAATGGTACCCATTACTTGCGAGATAATAAAGACCTCTCTTCTGACAGTGATTTCGAGGGTGCATCTTCATCTATTTCAGAAGCATGTATCTCATCAGATATTCCAAGAAACTTTACTTGCATGGAACAAACAGACACTCTTAGGATCACTTATAAGGATTTTGAAAAGGCTAGAATGaaaataaggccaagtgccatgaGAGAG GTTATACTTGAGGTTCCAAAGGTAAGCTGGAATGATGTTGGAGGACAGAGGGAGGTGAAGATGCAGCTCATAGAAGCTGTTGAATGGCCTCAGAAACACCAGGAGGCTTTCAAGCGCATTGGCACTCGTCCCCCTACTGGAGTTTTGATGTTCGGTCCTCCAGGATGCAGCAAAACATTGTTAGCTCGTGCAGTTGCTTCCGAAGCAGGGTTGAACTTTCTTGCAGTGAAGGGCCCTGAGCTTTACAGTAAATGGGTGGGGGAATCAGAAAAAGCTGTCAGAACTTTATTTGCAAAGGCTAGGGCAAATGCTCCCTCAATTATATTTTTTGATGAAATAGATGGCCTTGCTGTTGTACGTGGCAAAGAAAGTGATGGGGTTTCTGTGGCAGATCGGGTCATGAGTCAACTTCTTATTGAATTAGATG GTTTGCACCAGAGAGTTAATGTCACTGTTATTGCTGCAACAAATCGGCCAGACAAGATTGACCCTGCTCTTCTAAGACCAG GACGCTTTGATCGATTGCTGTATGTCGGACCTCCAGATAAAAAAGACAGGGAGGCAATATTCCACATACATTTGCAGAAGATGCCATGCAGTTCTGACATATGCATTAAAGACCTAGCTCGGCTAACGAGCGGCTGTACTGGTGCTGACATATCTCTGATATGTCGTGAAGCAGCTATTGCAGCAATTGAA GAAAGCCTTGATGCCTCTGAAATAACAATGAAACATCTGAAGGCCGCCATTAGACAAGTGCCTCCATCTGAAGTTCATTCATACCAAGAATTATCAAATAGGTTTCAGAGGCTTGTGCACTCAAACTCTGTGAAAGACGATTAG